The following are encoded in a window of Kitasatospora sp. NBC_01250 genomic DNA:
- the accD gene encoding acetyl-CoA carboxylase, carboxyltransferase subunit beta → MVEVGNPAAEQAPSWVRCERCVTLIYGKRFSRALRVCPDCGSHARLTARERLDQLLDPDSAQPLDHVECVSDPLGFADTRPYPERLLDAQTTTGLREAVLCVRGTVEGRPVVVAAMDFRFLGGSLGCGVGALITEAARTSLRLRIPLLLVTASGGARMQEGVLSLMQMAKTSQALAELDEAGILVVSLVTDPTYGGVAASFATLADVIIAEPGARLGFAGPRVIEQTIGESLPAGFQTAEFLLRNGLVDGVVPRAALRATLAQLLSLQPAPDGSAARAAPAQTAEPAGPGGGILRSVEELPTGDAWSAVRLARHPERPTTLDYAAHLLDGFRELHGDRISEDCSAVVGGPGRLNGRPVMLIGHQKGGNDLVERQRRKFGMPSPGGYRKAARLMRMAAKLGLPVVTLIDTPGANPGPDAERGGQAVAIAENLRLMARLPVPIVAVVTGEGGSGGALALAVADRVLICANGIYSVISPEGCAAILWKDAQAAPTAAAALRVDAGELLRLGIVDGVVPEPPGGAHTDHLQAAALLGNAVTTALDELEPWEPQRLLSERRDRFHRFGLDSGLSAEGGAR, encoded by the coding sequence ATGGTCGAGGTAGGGAACCCGGCGGCCGAACAGGCACCCTCCTGGGTGCGGTGCGAGCGCTGCGTCACTCTCATCTACGGCAAGCGCTTCAGCCGGGCGTTGCGCGTGTGCCCCGACTGCGGATCACACGCCCGGCTCACCGCGCGCGAGCGGCTGGACCAGTTGCTCGACCCGGACTCGGCCCAGCCGCTCGACCACGTCGAGTGCGTCAGCGACCCGCTCGGCTTCGCCGACACCCGGCCCTACCCGGAGCGGCTGCTGGACGCCCAGACCACCACCGGGCTGCGCGAGGCGGTGCTCTGCGTGCGGGGCACCGTCGAGGGCCGCCCGGTGGTGGTGGCGGCGATGGACTTCCGCTTCCTCGGCGGCAGTCTGGGCTGCGGGGTCGGCGCGCTGATCACCGAGGCCGCCCGGACCAGCCTGCGGCTGCGGATTCCCCTGCTGCTGGTCACCGCCTCGGGCGGGGCCCGGATGCAGGAGGGCGTGCTGTCGCTGATGCAGATGGCCAAGACCTCCCAGGCGCTGGCCGAACTCGACGAGGCCGGCATCCTGGTGGTGTCGCTGGTCACCGACCCGACCTACGGCGGCGTGGCCGCCTCGTTCGCCACCCTCGCCGACGTGATCATCGCCGAGCCGGGCGCGCGGCTGGGCTTCGCCGGGCCGCGGGTGATCGAGCAGACCATCGGCGAGAGCCTGCCGGCCGGTTTCCAGACCGCGGAGTTCCTGCTGCGCAACGGGCTGGTCGACGGCGTGGTGCCACGGGCCGCGCTGCGCGCCACGCTCGCGCAGCTGCTGAGCCTGCAGCCCGCGCCGGACGGCTCCGCGGCCCGCGCCGCACCGGCGCAGACCGCCGAGCCGGCCGGGCCGGGCGGCGGGATCCTGCGCAGCGTCGAGGAGTTGCCGACCGGCGACGCCTGGAGCGCGGTGCGCCTCGCCCGCCATCCCGAGCGGCCCACCACGCTGGACTACGCCGCGCACCTGCTGGACGGCTTCCGGGAACTGCACGGCGACCGGATCTCGGAGGACTGCTCGGCCGTGGTGGGCGGCCCCGGCCGGCTGAACGGACGGCCCGTCATGCTGATCGGGCACCAGAAGGGCGGCAACGACCTGGTCGAGCGCCAGCGTCGCAAGTTCGGCATGCCGAGCCCCGGCGGCTACCGCAAGGCGGCCCGGCTGATGCGGATGGCGGCCAAGCTGGGCCTGCCGGTGGTCACGCTGATCGACACCCCCGGGGCCAACCCGGGGCCGGACGCGGAGCGCGGCGGCCAGGCCGTCGCGATCGCGGAGAACCTGCGCCTGATGGCCCGGCTGCCGGTGCCGATCGTCGCCGTGGTCACCGGCGAGGGCGGCAGCGGCGGCGCACTCGCGCTGGCCGTCGCCGACCGGGTGCTGATCTGCGCCAACGGGATCTACTCGGTGATCAGCCCCGAGGGCTGCGCCGCCATTCTGTGGAAGGACGCGCAGGCCGCGCCGACCGCGGCGGCGGCCCTGCGCGTCGATGCCGGGGAACTGCTGCGCCTGGGTATCGTCGACGGCGTCGTGCCGGAGCCCCCGGGTGGTGCGCACACCGACCACCTGCAGGCCGCCGCCCTGCTGGGCAACGCCGTGACCACCGCCCTGGACGAACTGGAGCCATGGGAGCCGCAGCGGCTGCTGAGCGAGCGCCGCGACCGCTTCCACCGTTTCGGACTCGACAGCGGCCTGAGTGCTGAAGGAGGTGCCCGGTGA
- a CDS encoding acetyl-CoA carboxylase biotin carboxylase subunit, giving the protein MFSTVLIANRGEIALRVARACRELGIRTVAVYSTVDRDSAVVRFADEAVHIGPPAAKSSYLSVPAIIEAALQTGAQAIHPGYGFLSEDPDFAEICEANGIVFIGPPAHVMQQLGDKAVARALMAQAGLPVLPGSTDALASSAEAKELAQQVGYPVILKAVAGGGGRGMAVVEDADGLRLAYVETQAHARAVFGDDRLYLERFVQDARHVEVQVLCDRHGSVIHLGERDCSVQRRHQKLIEEAPAPELPTELREAMWAAAVRGAAAVGFVGAGTFEFVLTPDHEFYLMEINCRLQVEHPITELVTGVDIVREQIAIAAGLPLSVRQDEVRTRGVALECRVNAEDPARDFAPAPGLLTEFVPPGGPFVRIDTHAYPGWRVGPDYDSLLAKAAVWAPDREQAIVRMDRALEEFRVAGPGVRTTIGFLRETLAHPLFQTARHTTGLVAAMTEEQPAEEPPAPAAPVPAG; this is encoded by the coding sequence ATGTTCTCAACCGTTCTCATCGCCAACCGTGGGGAGATCGCGCTGCGGGTGGCCCGCGCCTGCCGCGAACTCGGCATCCGGACGGTGGCGGTGTACTCGACCGTGGACCGCGACTCGGCCGTGGTCCGCTTCGCGGACGAGGCGGTGCACATCGGCCCGCCCGCCGCGAAGTCGAGCTACCTCAGCGTTCCCGCGATCATCGAGGCGGCGCTGCAGACCGGGGCGCAGGCCATCCACCCCGGGTACGGCTTCCTGTCGGAGGACCCGGACTTCGCGGAGATCTGCGAGGCCAACGGCATCGTCTTCATCGGCCCGCCCGCGCACGTGATGCAGCAGCTCGGCGACAAGGCGGTGGCCCGGGCCCTGATGGCCCAGGCCGGGCTGCCCGTGCTGCCCGGCAGCACCGATGCGCTGGCCTCCTCGGCCGAGGCCAAGGAACTCGCCCAGCAGGTCGGCTATCCGGTGATCCTCAAGGCGGTCGCGGGCGGCGGCGGTCGCGGCATGGCCGTGGTGGAGGACGCCGACGGCCTGCGGCTGGCCTACGTCGAGACCCAGGCCCACGCCCGGGCCGTCTTCGGCGACGACCGTCTCTATCTGGAGCGCTTCGTCCAGGACGCGCGCCACGTGGAGGTGCAGGTGCTGTGCGACCGGCACGGCTCGGTGATCCACCTGGGCGAACGCGACTGCTCGGTGCAGCGCCGGCACCAGAAGCTCATCGAGGAGGCCCCCGCGCCCGAGCTGCCGACCGAGCTGCGCGAGGCGATGTGGGCGGCGGCGGTGCGCGGCGCCGCCGCGGTGGGCTTCGTCGGGGCCGGCACCTTCGAGTTCGTCCTGACGCCGGACCACGAGTTCTACCTGATGGAGATCAACTGCCGCCTGCAGGTGGAGCATCCGATCACCGAGCTGGTGACCGGGGTGGACATCGTGCGCGAGCAGATCGCCATCGCCGCGGGCCTGCCGCTGTCGGTGCGTCAGGACGAGGTCCGCACCCGCGGCGTGGCGCTGGAGTGCCGGGTCAACGCCGAGGACCCGGCCCGTGACTTCGCGCCCGCGCCGGGCCTGCTCACCGAGTTCGTGCCGCCCGGCGGCCCCTTCGTGCGGATCGACACGCACGCCTACCCCGGCTGGCGGGTCGGCCCCGACTACGACTCGCTGCTCGCCAAGGCGGCCGTCTGGGCCCCGGACCGGGAGCAGGCGATCGTCAGGATGGACCGGGCGCTGGAGGAGTTCCGGGTGGCCGGCCCGGGTGTGCGGACCACCATCGGCTTCCTGCGCGAGACCCTCGCGCACCCGCTCTTCCAGACCGCCCGGCACACCACCGGCCTGGTCGCCGCGATGACCGAGGAGCAGCCCGCCGAGGAGCCGCCGGCCCCCGCCGCCCCGGTCCCGGCCGGCTGA
- a CDS encoding acetyl-CoA carboxylase biotin carboxyl carrier protein, with the protein MKPDRVEWERRELARREEDRRKLDPEDGRHAGQAANGSRAEHPAPAPGELLDAVCRNVAQLAKAAPATPRRIRIRDGQTSVEVEWPDPGDPAQPAGRTPAGEQPGGPVAEEQDDLSYVRSPMVGTFYHASSPEAAPFVGIGDLVQPGQPVGVLEAMKMMSTITSAVGGRVVELIAPNGQAVEFDQRLIALEPVAAEED; encoded by the coding sequence GTGAAGCCGGACCGTGTGGAGTGGGAACGCCGAGAGCTCGCCCGTCGCGAGGAGGACCGCCGCAAGCTGGACCCCGAGGACGGGCGACACGCGGGCCAGGCTGCGAACGGCAGCCGGGCCGAGCACCCGGCGCCGGCCCCCGGCGAGCTGCTCGACGCGGTCTGCCGCAATGTCGCGCAGCTGGCCAAGGCCGCACCGGCGACACCGCGGCGGATCCGGATAAGGGACGGGCAGACCAGCGTGGAGGTCGAGTGGCCCGACCCGGGCGACCCGGCGCAGCCCGCGGGCCGCACGCCGGCCGGTGAGCAGCCCGGCGGGCCGGTGGCGGAGGAGCAGGACGACCTCAGCTACGTCCGCTCCCCGATGGTCGGCACCTTCTACCACGCCAGCTCGCCGGAGGCCGCACCGTTCGTCGGCATCGGCGACCTGGTCCAGCCCGGCCAGCCGGTGGGGGTCCTGGAGGCGATGAAGATGATGAGCACGATCACCTCCGCCGTCGGCGGCCGGGTGGTCGAGCTGATCGCGCCGAACGGCCAGGCCGTCGAGTTCGACCAGCGCCTGATCGCCCTCGAACCCGTCGCCGCCGAGGAGGACTAG
- a CDS encoding beta-ketoacyl synthase N-terminal-like domain-containing protein: MTRQRDPARQPDERRAVITGLGVVAPSGVGTDAFWKAVQQGTAVLGPVSREGCTHLPLRVAGEVRGFDPAGLIENRFLVQTDRFTHFAMAAAELALEDAQLAKDPQQPFGIGVVTAAGSGGGEFGQGELQNLWGQGPKFVGPYQSIAWFYAASTGQISIRGGFQGPCGVLANDEAGGLDVFAHACRTIRHGTDAVVAGATEAPLAPYSVVCQLGYPELSLAEEPHRAYLPFTDDACGFSPAEGGAMFVVEEAGAAQRRGARVRAMVAGHAATFTGTAGWEASRQGLARAIQGALAEAGCAPDEIDVVFADALGVPAADQAEALAIADALGPHGAEVPVTAPKTGYGRAYSAASSLDVATAVLALEHGLVPPTPNITEVRHDLDLVTGHARKLPLRTALVLSRGLMGCNSALVLRRGTDDRP; the protein is encoded by the coding sequence ATGACCCGACAGCGTGACCCGGCACGGCAACCGGACGAGCGCCGGGCGGTGATCACCGGCCTGGGCGTGGTCGCGCCGAGCGGGGTGGGAACCGACGCCTTCTGGAAGGCGGTTCAGCAGGGCACCGCCGTGCTCGGCCCGGTCTCCCGCGAGGGCTGCACCCACCTGCCGCTGCGGGTGGCCGGCGAGGTGCGCGGCTTCGACCCCGCCGGGCTGATCGAGAACCGCTTCCTGGTGCAGACCGACCGGTTCACCCACTTCGCCATGGCCGCGGCCGAACTCGCCCTGGAGGACGCCCAGCTGGCGAAGGACCCGCAGCAGCCCTTCGGGATCGGCGTGGTGACGGCGGCCGGCTCCGGCGGCGGCGAGTTCGGCCAGGGCGAGCTGCAGAACCTGTGGGGACAGGGGCCCAAGTTCGTGGGCCCCTACCAGTCCATCGCCTGGTTCTACGCCGCGAGCACCGGCCAGATCTCCATCCGCGGCGGCTTCCAGGGGCCGTGCGGCGTGCTGGCCAACGACGAGGCCGGCGGCCTCGACGTCTTCGCGCACGCCTGCCGGACCATCCGGCACGGCACCGACGCGGTGGTGGCCGGCGCCACCGAGGCACCGCTGGCCCCCTACTCGGTGGTCTGCCAGCTCGGCTACCCGGAGCTCAGCCTGGCCGAGGAGCCGCACCGGGCGTATCTGCCGTTCACCGACGACGCCTGCGGCTTCTCCCCGGCCGAGGGCGGCGCGATGTTCGTCGTCGAGGAGGCGGGCGCGGCGCAGCGGCGCGGTGCCCGGGTCCGGGCCATGGTGGCCGGCCACGCCGCGACCTTCACCGGCACCGCCGGCTGGGAGGCCTCCCGGCAGGGCCTGGCACGGGCGATCCAGGGCGCGTTGGCGGAGGCGGGCTGCGCGCCCGACGAGATCGACGTGGTCTTCGCCGACGCCCTCGGCGTCCCCGCCGCCGACCAGGCCGAGGCGCTGGCGATCGCCGACGCGCTGGGCCCGCACGGCGCCGAGGTCCCGGTGACCGCGCCCAAGACCGGTTACGGCCGGGCCTATTCGGCCGCCTCGTCGCTGGACGTGGCCACCGCCGTGCTGGCGCTGGAACACGGTCTGGTGCCGCCGACGCCGAACATCACCGAGGTGCGGCACGACCTCGACCTGGTCACCGGCCACGCCCGCAAGCTGCCGCTGCGCACCGCGCTGGTGCTCAGCCGCGGCCTGATGGGCTGCAACTCGGCGCTCGTGCTGCGGCGCGGCACCGACGACCGCCCGTGA
- a CDS encoding beta-ketoacyl-[acyl-carrier-protein] synthase family protein, with amino-acid sequence MMRRVAVTGLGVVAPGGIGVRAFWDLLTAGQTATRGITLFDPAGFRSRIAAECDFDAMACGLEPERAERADRYVQFALAAAAEALRDSGLDLGVQDPWRIGVSLGSAVGGTTRLEHDYVAVSAGGGRWDVDHQGAGAHLHRAFSPSALASEVAEDIGAHGPVQTVSTGCTSGLDAVGHAFHAIAEGKADIVVAGASDSPISPITVACFDAIKATSTRNDDPAHASRPFDADRDGFVLGEGAAVLLLEELEHARARGARIYCEIRGFATFGNAYHMTGLTQEGREMSEAIDRALAEAQLDPTDVDYVNAHGSGTKQNDRHETAAVKRSLGAHAYTVPMSSIKSMVGHSLGAIGAIELAACALALTHGVVPPTANYETPDAECDLDYVPRTARAAHLRTVLSVGSGFGGFQSAVVLTRSDGRTQ; translated from the coding sequence GTGATGCGCCGCGTCGCGGTCACCGGCCTCGGTGTGGTGGCCCCCGGCGGGATAGGCGTGCGGGCCTTCTGGGACCTGCTCACGGCCGGCCAGACCGCGACCCGCGGGATCACCCTCTTCGATCCCGCGGGGTTCCGCTCCCGGATCGCGGCCGAGTGCGACTTCGACGCAATGGCCTGCGGCCTGGAGCCGGAGCGGGCCGAACGCGCCGACCGCTACGTGCAGTTCGCGCTGGCCGCCGCCGCCGAGGCGCTGCGCGACTCGGGGCTCGACCTCGGGGTGCAGGACCCCTGGCGGATCGGCGTCTCGCTGGGCTCGGCCGTCGGCGGCACCACCCGGCTGGAGCACGACTACGTGGCGGTCAGCGCCGGCGGTGGCCGCTGGGACGTGGACCACCAAGGCGCGGGCGCCCACCTGCACCGCGCCTTCTCGCCGAGCGCGCTGGCCTCCGAGGTCGCCGAGGACATCGGCGCGCACGGTCCGGTGCAGACCGTCTCCACCGGCTGCACCTCGGGGCTGGACGCGGTGGGCCACGCCTTCCACGCCATCGCCGAGGGCAAGGCGGACATCGTGGTGGCCGGCGCCTCGGACTCGCCGATCTCCCCGATCACGGTCGCCTGCTTCGACGCGATCAAGGCGACCTCCACCCGTAACGACGACCCCGCGCACGCCTCGCGCCCCTTCGACGCCGACCGCGACGGCTTCGTGCTCGGCGAGGGCGCCGCCGTGCTGCTGCTGGAGGAGCTGGAGCACGCCCGCGCCCGCGGTGCGCGGATCTACTGCGAGATCCGCGGCTTCGCCACCTTCGGCAACGCGTACCACATGACCGGCCTCACCCAGGAGGGCCGGGAGATGTCGGAGGCGATCGACCGCGCGCTGGCCGAGGCCCAGCTCGACCCCACCGACGTCGACTACGTCAACGCGCACGGCTCGGGCACCAAGCAGAACGACCGGCACGAGACGGCGGCCGTCAAACGCTCACTGGGCGCGCACGCCTACACCGTGCCGATGAGCTCGATCAAGTCGATGGTCGGGCACTCGCTCGGCGCCATCGGCGCGATCGAACTGGCCGCCTGCGCACTGGCCCTGACCCACGGGGTGGTGCCGCCGACCGCCAACTACGAGACGCCCGACGCGGAGTGCGACCTGGACTACGTGCCGCGCACCGCTCGCGCCGCGCACCTGCGCACCGTGCTCTCGGTCGGCAGCGGCTTCGGCGGCTTCCAGTCCGCGGTGGTGCTCACCCGCTCCGACGGGAGGACGCAATGA
- a CDS encoding methyltransferase — protein MTTTSSTPTTPTTTPTTMTSSSVAAPAAMRLRELVFGAACAAAVRAAAGLRVADALGESPATADELAGTLGIEPGPLGRLLRALSCYGIFAETGDGRFVHTEMSRLLQEDAPNSLRYIALWCTAPWTWEAWPRLDEAVRSGESVFPDLYGKEFFDYLHDDAADTARVFDKAMTHSSRQSADDIARFVDLTGVDSVVDIGGGQGHVLASLLERYPQLHGALLDLPTVVANADPRLREGGALASRVRLLPGDCRSEVPIQADLYIIKNILEWDDDSTRRTLRNVVAAARPGARVLVIENLVDDSPSMRFTTAMDLLLLLNVGGAKHSKDSLVTLMTEAGLAVGDVRPVNAYLHAFDCTVLG, from the coding sequence ATGACCACCACATCGTCCACTCCGACCACACCCACCACCACGCCCACCACCATGACCAGCAGCTCGGTCGCCGCCCCGGCGGCCATGCGGCTGCGTGAGCTCGTCTTCGGCGCCGCCTGCGCGGCCGCCGTGCGGGCGGCGGCCGGACTGCGCGTCGCCGACGCGCTCGGCGAGAGCCCGGCCACGGCCGACGAGCTGGCCGGCACGCTGGGGATCGAGCCCGGTCCGCTCGGCCGGCTGCTGCGCGCCCTGTCCTGCTACGGCATCTTCGCCGAGACCGGGGACGGCCGCTTCGTCCACACCGAGATGTCCCGGCTGCTCCAGGAGGACGCCCCCAACAGCCTGCGCTACATCGCGCTGTGGTGCACCGCCCCGTGGACCTGGGAGGCCTGGCCGCGCCTGGACGAGGCGGTCCGGTCCGGGGAGAGCGTCTTCCCCGACCTGTACGGCAAGGAGTTCTTCGACTACCTGCACGACGACGCGGCGGACACCGCCCGGGTCTTCGACAAGGCGATGACCCACTCCAGCCGTCAGTCCGCCGACGACATCGCCCGCTTCGTCGACCTGACGGGGGTCGACTCGGTGGTGGACATCGGCGGTGGCCAGGGTCACGTGCTGGCCAGCCTGCTGGAGCGCTACCCGCAGCTGCACGGCGCGCTGCTCGACCTGCCCACCGTGGTGGCGAACGCCGATCCGCGCCTGCGCGAGGGCGGCGCGCTCGCCTCGCGGGTCCGGCTGCTGCCGGGCGACTGCCGCAGCGAGGTCCCGATCCAGGCCGATCTCTACATCATCAAGAACATCCTGGAGTGGGACGACGACAGCACCCGCCGCACCCTGCGCAACGTGGTGGCGGCCGCCCGGCCGGGCGCCCGGGTCCTGGTGATCGAGAACCTGGTCGACGACAGTCCCTCGATGCGGTTCACCACCGCCATGGACCTGCTCCTGCTGCTCAACGTCGGCGGCGCCAAGCACTCCAAGGACAGCCTGGTCACCCTGATGACGGAGGCCGGCCTGGCGGTCGGCGACGTCCGCCCGGTCAACGCCTACCTGCACGCCTTCGACTGCACCGTGCTGGGCTGA
- a CDS encoding TcmI family type II polyketide cyclase gives MHRALIVARMKPGAAPDIARTFADSDRGELPQLIGVTGRSLFQFGDLYLHLIEAERPPGPEVAKVTGHPEFRDVSERLAAYVQAYDPQTWREPKDAMAREFYRWERGSTA, from the coding sequence ATGCACCGCGCTCTGATCGTCGCCCGGATGAAGCCCGGCGCGGCCCCCGACATCGCCAGGACCTTCGCGGACTCCGACCGCGGCGAACTGCCCCAGCTGATCGGGGTGACCGGCCGCAGCCTGTTCCAGTTCGGCGACCTGTACCTGCACCTGATCGAGGCCGAGCGTCCCCCCGGCCCCGAGGTGGCCAAAGTGACCGGCCACCCGGAGTTCCGCGACGTCAGCGAACGGCTCGCCGCCTACGTCCAGGCGTACGACCCGCAGACCTGGCGGGAGCCGAAGGACGCGATGGCCCGCGAGTTCTACCGCTGGGAGCGCGGCTCCACCGCGTGA
- a CDS encoding cupin domain-containing protein — MTAKPVRIVHLDETQPNRRRGGDLRALLTPTTVGATSGFMGLAIIQPGERIGEHYHPYSEEFVFVVSGELEVDLDGATHPLRPDQGLMIPRDVRHRFRNTGGTEARMVFHLGPLAPRPELGHVDTEDTTQVAGALSMPPDPTGATA, encoded by the coding sequence GTGACCGCCAAGCCCGTACGCATCGTGCACCTCGACGAGACGCAGCCCAACCGGCGGCGCGGCGGCGACCTGCGCGCCCTGCTCACGCCGACCACCGTCGGCGCCACCAGCGGTTTCATGGGGCTGGCGATCATCCAGCCCGGCGAGCGGATCGGTGAGCACTACCACCCGTACTCCGAGGAGTTCGTCTTCGTCGTCAGCGGCGAGCTGGAGGTGGACCTGGACGGGGCGACGCACCCGCTGCGGCCCGACCAGGGCCTGATGATCCCGCGCGACGTGCGCCACCGCTTCCGCAACACCGGCGGCACCGAGGCCCGGATGGTCTTCCACCTCGGGCCGCTGGCGCCGCGGCCCGAACTCGGCCACGTCGACACCGAGGACACCACCCAGGTGGCCGGTGCCCTGTCGATGCCGCCCGACCCGACCGGAGCGACGGCGTGA
- a CDS encoding SchA/CurD-like domain-containing protein, translating into MTTLSDRHIPPFTPATDSRLRVVLLLDVHDGQEQRFLAAYEQIRHQVAKVPGHISDQLCQSLGNASQWLITSEWEGAEPFLSWVDSAAHRKVVEPLHQCVSDTRSLRFVIARETPEPTPGPTGAPLRRTAAVSAGPPTRRTDPLPTPPLANGGVVRHALTFTVKPGSEAAVVDILSGYRSPQAQVDRTTRLCRTSLFMRGNRVVRAVEVEGDLGNALRHVAVQPEVRAVEEAVNPYLEEARDFADPASTRAFFARAALPAVHHTGGESATGELTRLAFLYPVRPGHGAAAVELLAEQDKSATGDATHPLAAATMFLRDGLLVRLVDLRVPYRQAPAQAAGLAPGSTPTALSRHLDLPADTDLTTAAGITRFLDGCAMDLVTDRKSPSPDPHAVPASAATGE; encoded by the coding sequence GTGACAACCCTGTCCGACAGGCACATCCCACCCTTCACCCCGGCCACCGACTCCCGGCTGCGCGTCGTGCTGCTGCTCGACGTGCACGACGGCCAGGAGCAGCGCTTCCTGGCCGCCTACGAGCAGATCCGCCACCAGGTGGCCAAGGTCCCCGGCCACATCAGCGACCAGCTGTGCCAGTCCCTCGGCAACGCCTCGCAGTGGCTGATCACCAGCGAGTGGGAGGGCGCCGAGCCCTTCCTGAGCTGGGTGGACAGCGCCGCCCACCGCAAGGTGGTCGAACCGCTCCACCAGTGCGTCAGCGACACCCGCTCGCTGCGGTTCGTCATCGCCCGGGAGACCCCCGAGCCGACGCCCGGACCGACCGGCGCACCCCTGCGCAGGACCGCGGCGGTCAGCGCAGGGCCCCCCACCCGGCGCACCGACCCGCTGCCGACGCCGCCCCTGGCCAACGGAGGCGTGGTGCGCCACGCGCTCACCTTCACGGTCAAGCCCGGCAGCGAAGCGGCCGTCGTCGACATCCTCTCGGGCTACCGCTCGCCGCAGGCCCAGGTGGACCGCACCACCCGGCTCTGCCGCACCTCGCTCTTCATGCGCGGCAACCGCGTGGTGCGGGCCGTCGAGGTGGAGGGCGACCTGGGCAACGCGTTGCGGCACGTGGCGGTGCAGCCCGAGGTGCGGGCCGTCGAGGAGGCGGTCAACCCGTACCTGGAGGAGGCCCGCGACTTCGCCGACCCGGCCTCCACCCGGGCCTTCTTCGCCCGCGCGGCGCTGCCCGCGGTGCACCACACCGGCGGCGAGTCCGCCACGGGCGAACTCACCCGTCTGGCCTTCCTCTACCCGGTGCGGCCCGGCCACGGCGCCGCCGCCGTCGAGCTCCTCGCCGAGCAGGACAAGTCGGCCACCGGGGACGCGACGCACCCGCTGGCCGCCGCCACGATGTTCCTGCGCGACGGCCTGCTGGTGCGCCTGGTCGACCTGCGGGTGCCCTACCGGCAGGCGCCCGCGCAGGCGGCGGGCCTGGCCCCCGGCAGCACGCCGACCGCGCTGAGCCGCCACCTGGACCTGCCCGCGGACACCGACCTGACGACCGCGGCGGGGATCACCCGCTTCCTGGACGGCTGTGCCATGGACCTGGTCACCGACCGCAAGTCCCCGTCCCCCGACCCGCACGCCGTCCCGGCGTCCGCCGCCACCGGAGAGTGA
- a CDS encoding acyl carrier protein, translated as MNDPVTFEELASLMKGRAGLSVDAADLERQPDALFEQFGLDSLGLLGIVSELENRYGKPIGNEPESCKTPEDFLALVNDQLTVGA; from the coding sequence ATGAACGACCCCGTGACCTTCGAAGAACTCGCCTCGCTCATGAAGGGCCGGGCCGGACTGTCGGTCGACGCCGCCGACCTGGAGCGCCAGCCCGACGCGCTCTTCGAGCAGTTCGGGCTCGACTCGCTCGGCCTGCTCGGCATCGTCTCCGAGCTGGAGAACCGCTACGGCAAGCCGATCGGCAACGAGCCGGAGAGCTGCAAGACCCCCGAGGACTTCCTCGCCCTCGTCAACGACCAACTCACCGTTGGAGCCTGA
- a CDS encoding SRPBCC family protein: MTGHTENEILIAAPVGLTWDLTNDLEGWPQLFSEYASVEVLDRQGEKVTFRLTMHPDENGQVWSWVSERETDRDALSVRARRVEPGPFEFMEIRWEYREADGGTAMRWIQDFAMKPTAPVDDAGMTAHINRNSRIQMELIRDKVERHARETGRGAPAAMPN; the protein is encoded by the coding sequence ATGACCGGACACACCGAGAACGAGATCCTGATCGCCGCCCCCGTCGGGCTGACCTGGGACCTGACCAACGACCTCGAGGGCTGGCCGCAGCTGTTCAGCGAGTACGCCTCCGTCGAGGTGCTCGACCGGCAGGGCGAGAAGGTCACCTTCCGGCTGACCATGCACCCCGACGAGAACGGCCAGGTGTGGAGCTGGGTCTCCGAGCGGGAGACCGACCGCGACGCGCTCAGCGTGCGGGCGCGCCGGGTCGAGCCGGGCCCCTTCGAGTTCATGGAGATCCGCTGGGAGTACCGGGAGGCCGACGGCGGCACCGCGATGCGCTGGATCCAGGACTTCGCGATGAAGCCCACCGCGCCGGTGGACGACGCCGGGATGACCGCCCACATCAACCGCAACTCCAGGATCCAGATGGAGCTCATCCGCGACAAGGTCGAGCGCCACGCCCGCGAGACCGGCCGCGGCGCCCCGGCCGCCATGCCCAACTGA